Within Mycobacterium botniense, the genomic segment CGGATGCTGTTCAACATGTCCGACGAGGACTGGGACGCTGTGATCGCCGTGCACCTGCGGGGTCATTTCCTGCTCACCCGCAACGCGGCCAGGTATTGGCGTTCAAAGGCGAAAGAAGCCGGCGGAACGGTCTACGGGAGGATCATCAACACCTCGTCGGAAGCGGGCTTGGTGGGACCGGTCGGTCAGGCCAACTACGCAGCCGCGAAAGCCGGCATCACCGCGCTGAGCTTGTCTGCCGCGCGGGCGCTGAGCCGGTATGGGGTTCGCACCAATGTCATCTGTCCACGGGCCCGGACCGCCATGACCGCCGAAGTCTTCGGTGCCGCGCCCGAACTCGGTGACGGCCAGGTCGACCCACTCTCACCTGAACATGTGGTCACCCTGGTGCAGTTTCTCGCCTCCCCGGCCGCCGAGGCCGTCAACGGGCAGGTTTTCATTGTCTACGGCCCGCGCGTGACACTGCTGTCGGCACCGAGCGTCGAGCACCAATTCAGCGTCGACGCGCCGGTATGGGACCTCGCCGATCTCACCGCCACCCTGCACGACTACTTTGCTGAGCGCGATCCCGAGCGCAGCTTCGCAGCGACCGCTGTGATGGGCCCGTAACTGGCGCGGCGACCCCTCTCACCGCACTTTACGCAAATAGAACACGTTCCCCATGAGCTGCGTCACACCTCTGGTCTGACCTGGACAAACTACCTGACTTTGTCCAATTTTGCGTTCTTTGACACTGTGAACGCGTTCTAGTTACTATGATCCGGCTCACGCGGAGCAGCGTCCGGTGACTGGGGATTCAAGCGGCGAATATTGGGGACGCACAGGCTTCGCCCGGAAGTCGCTAGCAGCCGCCTGAGAGGGGAACCAGGTTGATCGAACAGCTCGCGGTTCCCGCCCGGGCCGTGGGCGGATTCGTCGACATGTCGCTGGAAACCCTGCGCGCTGGTTTCCGCCGGCCGTTCCAATTTCGCGAGTTTCTCGAGCAGACGTGGATGATCGCGCGGGTGTCACTAGTTCCCACACTGCTGGTCGCCGTTCCGTTCACAGTCTTGGTGGCGTTCACCCTCAACATTTTGCTGCGCGAGCTCGGCGCCGCTGACCTGTCCGGCGCCGGGACCGCGTTCGGCACCATCACCCAGCTCGGTCCCGTCTGCACCGTCCTGGTGGTGGCCGGCGCCGGTGCCACGGCGATCTGTGCCGATCTGGGCGCCCGCACCATCCGCGAGGAAATCGATGCCATGCGGGTGCTCGGTATCGATCCCATCCACCGCCTGGTGGTCCCCAGGGTGCTGGCCTCGACGTTCGTCGCGCTGCTGCTCAACGGTTTGGTCTGCGCGATCGGCATCGTCGGCGGGTACGTGTTCTCCGTGTTGTTACAGGGAGTCAACCCGGGCGCCTTCGTCAACGGCCTCACGGTGCTGACCCATCTCGGTGAGCTGGTGCTCTCCGAAGTGAAAGCGGTGTTATTCGGAACTGTCGCCGGGCTGGTCGGCTGCTACCGCGGCTTGACGGTCAAGGGCGGACCGAAAGGCGTGGGTGTCGCGGTCAACGAGACTGTGGTGTACGCGTTCGTCTGTCTGTTCGTGATCAACGTGGTCGTGACTGCGATCGGCGTGCGAGTGCTGGCCCGGTGAGCAACCCATGAGCTACGACACCACGCTACGGCTACGCCGCTTTGTGGCACGGTTTCAGGTTCCCGTCGACGACTTCGGCGAACAAGCGTTGTTCTACGGCATCTCGGTGCGCTTTATTCCCAATGCGCTCGGCCGTTACCGCAGGGAGACGGTCCGGCTGGTGGCCGAAATGACGATGGGTACCGGCACCTTGGTGCTGATCGGGGGAACGGTCGGCGTCGCGGCGTTTTTGACGCTGGCTTCCGGCGGCGTGATCGCGGTCCAGGGCTACGAATCGCTGGGCAATATCGGTATCGAAGCGCTGACCGGATTCCTGTCGGCGTTTCTCAATGTCCGCATCGTCGCACCGGTCGTCGCCGGCATTGCGCTGGCCGCCACCATCGGCGCCGGCACCACAGCACAGCTCGGCGCGATGCGGGTCGCCGAGGAGATCGACGCCATCGAATCCATGGCGGTGAACTCGGTGTCCTACCTGGTTTCCACCCGGCTGATTGCCGGGCTGATCACGATCATCCCCCTGTATTCGCTGGCGGTGCTGGCATCGTTTTTTGCGGCACGGTTCATCACGATTTTCGTCAACGGGCAATCGGCGGGCCTCTACGACCACTACTTCAACACGTTTCTGAGCCCCACGGATTTGCTGTGGTCGTTTCTGCAGGCGATCGTGATGTCGATCGCGGTGATGCTGGTCCATACCTACTACGGCTACAACGCATCCGGCGGCCC encodes:
- a CDS encoding MlaE family ABC transporter permease, with protein sequence MIEQLAVPARAVGGFVDMSLETLRAGFRRPFQFREFLEQTWMIARVSLVPTLLVAVPFTVLVAFTLNILLRELGAADLSGAGTAFGTITQLGPVCTVLVVAGAGATAICADLGARTIREEIDAMRVLGIDPIHRLVVPRVLASTFVALLLNGLVCAIGIVGGYVFSVLLQGVNPGAFVNGLTVLTHLGELVLSEVKAVLFGTVAGLVGCYRGLTVKGGPKGVGVAVNETVVYAFVCLFVINVVVTAIGVRVLAR
- a CDS encoding ABC transporter permease, translated to MSYDTTLRLRRFVARFQVPVDDFGEQALFYGISVRFIPNALGRYRRETVRLVAEMTMGTGTLVLIGGTVGVAAFLTLASGGVIAVQGYESLGNIGIEALTGFLSAFLNVRIVAPVVAGIALAATIGAGTTAQLGAMRVAEEIDAIESMAVNSVSYLVSTRLIAGLITIIPLYSLAVLASFFAARFITIFVNGQSAGLYDHYFNTFLSPTDLLWSFLQAIVMSIAVMLVHTYYGYNASGGPIGVGLATGQAVRTSLVVVVVITLFISLAVYGASGNFNLSG
- a CDS encoding 3-oxoacyl-ACP reductase translates to MTLGTRATDLSGKVAVVTGAAAGLGRAEAIGLARAGATVVVNDLAAAMEASDVIDEISAAGPKAVAVVGDISQRTTADELISCADGLGGLSIVVNNAGITRDRMLFNMSDEDWDAVIAVHLRGHFLLTRNAARYWRSKAKEAGGTVYGRIINTSSEAGLVGPVGQANYAAAKAGITALSLSAARALSRYGVRTNVICPRARTAMTAEVFGAAPELGDGQVDPLSPEHVVTLVQFLASPAAEAVNGQVFIVYGPRVTLLSAPSVEHQFSVDAPVWDLADLTATLHDYFAERDPERSFAATAVMGP